The region ATCCTGCCCGAGGGGCGAACCGGCGACGTGCGGAAAGAGGTGCACAATGCCCTCGAACAGCTCGGTGAGGCTGCGCTCCCTGCGCTCATCGAGGCCACCTACTATGGTCAGATCCTCACTTGCACTCTCCCCGCCACCCTTGAGCCCGGGGAGGCTCTCACGCTCTCCTACCAGGCCAGGGCGACAAGCACCCCCATCCAGGCGGGGATCCCCACCCAGGTGGTGGCCGCCACAAGCGACGGCACGAGGCTGCATGTATCCAAGGAGATGGTTGAGCTAGGCCGGGCAGGGCGGTCGGTCGCCCCGCCGGTTCAACCAGGCGATGTCGTCGTGTTCAAGGTAACCGTGGAGAACACGAGCCCAGACTCGCTAACCGTGGTCATCGTCGCGGACGTGCTGTTCGAATGGCTCGAGTACATCCCCGCAACGGCTACCGCCGCCTGGCCGCGGGGAAGCTCTACCCCGGCTCCGAAGATCGAGGACGCGACTTGGGTGCGGTGGGACGCGGTGAACGTGCTCGGGAACCTGGCTTCTGCGAACCCCCAGATGGCGCGGCCTGCCATCCCCGCCCTTGCTGCCAGGGCCCTCACCGACATCAACCCCCATCCCAGGTGGCGAAGCCTGTGGGCGCTCGGCACCTTCCGCTCTCAGATCGTGGCCGAAGAGGTCGTGCCACAGCTCCGGATCGGCCTCACGAGCGCCGACCCGAGGATCGTCTGGAACGCCGCGGTGGCCCTGGCGTTCTTCGGTCAGGTAGAGGCCGCTCCTTATCTGAACCTAGGCCTGGACGCCGCCGATGTCATGCAGCGTTGGGAGGCCGTGTACTGTCTGGGGATGGTGTACGACGAGGAGTCGGTATCGCTTCTCATCCCCATGCTCACCGACGTTCAGGGCCGCGAGACGCGCATCCGCCAGGAGGTTGCCCTGACGTTGGGCAAGATCCGCGACCCCCGGGCAATCCCTGCATTGGTGGCGGCCCTAGAAGATCCGGAGAGCGCGGTGCGGTGGCGGGCGGCCATGTCGCTCGTGAGGTTCGGTGATCCGAGCGTGATCCCAGCTATCGAGGCGGCGCTCGCTACCGAACAGGACCCGTTCGCCATCGAACAGATGCAAAAGGCCATCGCCGACCTGCTGAAGGTGCGGGGGAAGTGAGGAGCAACGAGACCACCTCACCTCTCCATCGCCAGGGTTTCAAGAGAAGGCCGGCCGGGATCCCTGGCCGGCCTTCCATCTCCCTCGGGAAACGGCCGCTTGCCCTACACCTTGCGCGGCGGCGTGGGTGCCGCGGGCTGCACCACGACGCGCAAGGCTCCGATGACGTTCTTGACCTGAAGGACACCGCCAATGAGTAACTTGGCGGCCATCACCACCGGGGCCCCGTCCGTCACCACTTCCACGAGGCCCCACAGCGTGACGTCCTCCCCGACGAGCTTCGCCAGGCTGTACGAGTTGGACTCATAGGCCGCCAGGCTGATGTCCCCCTGATACGCAACCGAACCGTCGCTCTTGTACACGACCAGCCGCCCGGACACCGCCTGGTCCCACGGGTTCATCACCGCTAGAGCCATGAACGAGTCCGGCACCTGGGAGTAGTAACCAGCAACTTGAAAGGCCGTTCCGGCCTCCCTTGCCGGGACCACAGTGCTCACGATGTCCACGCTGTGGAGCCGGCCCTTGGCAGAGTACTCGAGCCCAAGGACAAGGGGTTCCTGGCTATCCACCACGAGCACGCCCCAGTTGGTCTCCTTTTCTGGCACCTGGTTGCCGATCAGGTGGAACGCGGCATTGTGTGGCCTGAGAACGCCGGTTGCTTCCCACAGCGGCTTCCCCCACGGATCATAGGCCCGGATGGTGTAGCTGGAATCCTTGCCCGTGGTGTTACACAGGCTGATCTCCAGGTCCTGGCCTCCCGCGCGGCTGTAGTGGACGGCGTAGAAGTGCTGGCCCCAGGCAAGCGCGCCGACAAAAACCAGACCCACAATCAAGATCACGATCTTTCGCATCGTCCCCTCCTTGTATTCCCTTCGAACGATTATAGTCTCTCGCCCCCCTGGTGCTACCAGATCAAACGCAGTCGGGGCTCCCCCATCTAGAAGTAGTACTGGGTGATGTTGTCCACCCGGAGGCCGCGGCCGTAGTACTCCACCGCCACCGCCACCACCACCGCCTTCCCCACCATCCGGATGTCCACAAGCCCCCACAGGTAGGGCCCATGGCCGAGGATCTTCTCCAGGCTGTAGTACTCGGACTCGTGCGGGTTGAGGAAGAGCTCGGCCTCGTACACCACCGTCCTATCCTGGCGGTACACGGTGATGGCACAGGCGACGGCCTCGTCCCACGGGTTCATCACCACAAGCCCGGTGGAGGCATCCCCGACCTGGCTGTAGTAGGCGCCGAGCCAGTACGGCTCATCCGCAGTGAGCTCGGGCACCTCCTGGCTCACGTGGTCCACGGAGGCGAGCTCCCCGTCCACCAGGTACTCTAGAGCAATCACCAAGCGCTCCCCGCTTTCCACCGTGACCACGCCCCAGTGCTCCGCCGCCTCGGGGATGTACCGGCTGAGCTGGACGAATCCGCCGGTGTAGCCGGCCAGGGTGTCCGACGCCGTCCACAGCGGTTTCCCATAGGCATCGTAGGCCCGAAGCATGATCTGGGCCGGATCGGGCATGGTGTTGAGGAGGTTGATCTCCAGGTCCTGGCCGCCGGAGCGGTCGTAGTAGAACGCGTAGAAGTGCTGCCCGCCCGCGGCGAGCCCCATCACCAGGAGCGCAAGCGCAAACGCGTACAAACGCGGCATGTTTCCCTCCTTAGCCAAACGCCGTGGTCAGTATACCCGGTCAGGCCTGGGGCGAGTCAAAGAGCAAGCGCAGTACGGGCTCCCGCACGGCGCGGGCCTCGTCAAGTCGGCGCACCGGGGCGTTGTGGGGAGCCCTCTGGAGGAGCTCCGGGCGCTCCCGGGCCTCCCCGGCAATCCCAACCAGCGCCTCGCAGAACGCATCCAGCACCTCTTTAGGCTCGGTCTCGGTGGGTTCGATCATCAGCGCTTCCTTGACGATCAAGGGGAAATAGATCGTGGGCGGGTGGAACCCGTGGTCGATGAGGCGCTTGGCGATGTCCAGCGTCCGTACCGGTAGTCCCTCCCCGGAGAGCACGAACTCGTGCTTGCACAGGCGATCGTAGGGGACCTTGTACGTCCCCCGGAGCCGGGCCCGGAGGTAATTGGCGGCGAGCACCGCCCCGGCCGAGACCTCCCGGAACCCCTCGTCCCCCAAGGTCAGGATGTAAGCGAGGGCCTTCACCATGACCAGGAAGTTCCCGAAATAGGGGTGGACCCGGCCGATGGACTTGGGCTTATCCCAGCGGAGCCGGAACCGGTCCCCTTCCCGCACGATCTCCGGCACGGGGAGGTAGGGGACGAGGGCCTCGGACACGGCGACGGGGCCCGCCCCCGGTCCGCCGCCCCCGTGGGGGGTGGAGAACGTCTTGTGCAGGTTGAAGTGGAAGATGTCGGCCCCCATGTCCCCCGGACGGGCCCGGCCGATGTACGCGTTCAGGTTGGCCCCGTCGAAGTAGCAGAGCCCCCCGGCCTCGTGCGCGAGCCGGGTGATCTCGAGGATGTCCTCCTCGAAGATCCCCAGGGTATTGGGCACGGTGAGCATGATCCCGGCCACGTCCTCGCCCAGCGCCGTCCTGAGGGCGGCCATGTCCACCATCCCCCGCCCGTCGGACGGCACCGCCACCACCTGGAACCCCACCATCGCCGCCGACGCCGGGTTCGTCCCATGGGCGGAATCGGGGAGGAGGATCTTCGTCCTCCTTCCAAGTTCCCCCCGGTCCTCGAGATACCGCTTGATGAGGAGCATTCCCGTGAGCTCCCCGTGGGCCCCGGCCGCGGGCTGGAGGGTGATCCCCGGCATCCCGGCGATCCCCTTGAGGTGCTCCCCAAGCTCCCACAGGAGGGCGAGCGCCCCCTGGACCTCCTCCTCGGGGAGAAGCGGATGCAGCCCGGCGAACGCCGGCAGGCGGGCCAGGTCCTCGTGGAGTTTCGGGTTGTGCTTCATCGTGCAGCTCCCGAGGGGGTAAAAGCCCGTGTCCACCCCGTAGTTCAGGCGGGAAAGATGGGTGTAGTGGCGGACGAGCTCGGGCTGGGATACCTCGGGGAGCCGCGGCCGCTCCCGCCGGCGCAGCCCAGCCGGGATGTAGGCGAGGATCTCCCGTTCCGGGCGGGTCAAGGACGGCAGGGCGGCCGCCTGCCGCCCGGGGGCGCCGCGGTCGTAGATCGTGGTCATTTCCGCCCACCTCCCCTGAGCGCCTCCACGAACCGATCCAGCTCCTCCCAGGTGCGCTTCTCCGTCACCGCCACCCCGAACGCCCCCTTGATCCCGGTCGGGGCGAGGAACTGGGGGGGCAGGACGGCGATCCCCGCCCGCCGGAGAGCCGCCACCGCCGTCGCCGG is a window of Candidatus Acetothermia bacterium DNA encoding:
- the gcvPB gene encoding aminomethyl-transferring glycine dehydrogenase subunit GcvPB yields the protein MTTIYDRGAPGRQAAALPSLTRPEREILAYIPAGLRRRERPRLPEVSQPELVRHYTHLSRLNYGVDTGFYPLGSCTMKHNPKLHEDLARLPAFAGLHPLLPEEEVQGALALLWELGEHLKGIAGMPGITLQPAAGAHGELTGMLLIKRYLEDRGELGRRTKILLPDSAHGTNPASAAMVGFQVVAVPSDGRGMVDMAALRTALGEDVAGIMLTVPNTLGIFEEDILEITRLAHEAGGLCYFDGANLNAYIGRARPGDMGADIFHFNLHKTFSTPHGGGGPGAGPVAVSEALVPYLPVPEIVREGDRFRLRWDKPKSIGRVHPYFGNFLVMVKALAYILTLGDEGFREVSAGAVLAANYLRARLRGTYKVPYDRLCKHEFVLSGEGLPVRTLDIAKRLIDHGFHPPTIYFPLIVKEALMIEPTETEPKEVLDAFCEALVGIAGEARERPELLQRAPHNAPVRRLDEARAVREPVLRLLFDSPQA
- a CDS encoding HEAT repeat domain-containing protein yields the protein MFKRNRLVVLGAVLFAFVCSLSLLATEADPYSLVGHLILPEGRTGDVRKEVHNALEQLGEAALPALIEATYYGQILTCTLPATLEPGEALTLSYQARATSTPIQAGIPTQVVAATSDGTRLHVSKEMVELGRAGRSVAPPVQPGDVVVFKVTVENTSPDSLTVVIVADVLFEWLEYIPATATAAWPRGSSTPAPKIEDATWVRWDAVNVLGNLASANPQMARPAIPALAARALTDINPHPRWRSLWALGTFRSQIVAEEVVPQLRIGLTSADPRIVWNAAVALAFFGQVEAAPYLNLGLDAADVMQRWEAVYCLGMVYDEESVSLLIPMLTDVQGRETRIRQEVALTLGKIRDPRAIPALVAALEDPESAVRWRAAMSLVRFGDPSVIPAIEAALATEQDPFAIEQMQKAIADLLKVRGK